Proteins found in one Agarivorans sp. Alg241-V36 genomic segment:
- the rsxC gene encoding electron transport complex subunit RsxC: MFSLKPKPFNGGVHPKGYKELTQQQDISKSFVPDRVYLGMQQRNGSMLNSLVAIGDQVTKGQLIARGSNDMTVPLHSPVNGTVEDIKPFLSSHPSGIKSQTLVIANNGDKHWGEDYPSSDYQKLSHEQIVERVLKAGVVGLGGAGFPTGIKLRLARKLKVHTLLINGGECEPYLTCDDRLMREQAAEIIAGIKVMAKAIGATSTIIAIEDNKPEAISAIKQASDGFTGISLKIVPSLYPMGSERHLIKAVTGIAIQPGQLSTSQGILVHNVATAKAVYQAVRYQRPLIERVITVSGDAVESPANITVPIGSLVSQVIAECGGLKAEAKRMIAGGPMMGQVLPSPFVPIDKSVGGLLALSEEKINQRESQDCVRCGNCVKVCPMGLMPFQMAAHSNNDDWQGAQEFGLDSCLLCGACSYICPSSIPLVQYFQHAKSNINAQRSMTQKSNLARQLTEARQQRLAREAAAKKAAKAAKRKRPTRARSTQGES, translated from the coding sequence ATGTTTAGCTTAAAACCAAAACCGTTTAATGGTGGTGTTCACCCTAAAGGTTATAAAGAACTCACCCAGCAACAAGACATTAGTAAAAGCTTTGTCCCAGACCGCGTTTATTTGGGTATGCAGCAACGCAATGGCTCAATGCTTAATAGCCTAGTTGCGATTGGCGACCAAGTAACAAAAGGCCAGCTTATCGCCCGCGGCAGCAACGACATGACGGTGCCTTTGCATTCGCCGGTAAATGGCACCGTTGAAGACATTAAACCTTTTTTAAGCAGCCACCCTTCGGGCATTAAAAGCCAAACCTTGGTGATTGCAAATAACGGAGATAAACATTGGGGTGAAGATTATCCCTCCAGTGATTACCAAAAGCTTAGCCATGAACAAATAGTAGAACGGGTACTTAAAGCCGGCGTTGTGGGTTTAGGCGGAGCTGGATTTCCAACCGGTATAAAGCTTCGTTTAGCGCGCAAGTTAAAAGTACATACCTTGCTCATTAACGGTGGTGAATGTGAACCCTATTTAACCTGTGATGATCGGCTAATGCGGGAGCAAGCAGCCGAGATCATAGCCGGCATTAAAGTAATGGCTAAGGCTATTGGGGCAACCTCCACCATAATTGCCATCGAAGACAACAAACCAGAGGCTATAAGTGCAATAAAACAGGCCAGCGATGGCTTTACCGGGATTAGTTTAAAAATTGTTCCCAGCCTTTACCCAATGGGCTCGGAGCGTCATTTAATTAAAGCCGTAACGGGTATTGCTATACAGCCTGGCCAGCTTAGTACCTCCCAGGGAATATTGGTACACAACGTAGCTACCGCAAAAGCGGTTTATCAGGCGGTACGTTACCAACGCCCATTGATCGAGCGCGTGATCACCGTATCTGGTGATGCAGTAGAGTCGCCAGCCAATATTACCGTACCTATCGGAAGCTTAGTTTCTCAGGTCATTGCCGAATGTGGTGGCTTAAAAGCAGAAGCCAAAAGAATGATTGCTGGTGGACCAATGATGGGGCAAGTATTGCCATCACCTTTTGTTCCCATCGATAAAAGTGTTGGCGGTTTATTAGCGTTAAGCGAAGAAAAAATTAATCAAAGGGAAAGCCAAGACTGTGTGCGATGTGGTAACTGCGTAAAAGTATGCCCAATGGGTTTAATGCCTTTCCAAATGGCCGCGCATAGCAACAACGATGACTGGCAGGGCGCGCAGGAGTTTGGTCTAGATTCTTGTTTATTATGTGGTGCTTGTAGCTACATTTGCCCCTCGAGTATTCCTTTGGTGCAGTATTTTCAACATGCGAAATCCAATATCAATGCGCAACGCAGCATGACCCAAAAATCTAACTTAGCTCGCCAACTCACCGAAGCTCGCCAACAGCGTTTAGCGCGTGAAGCCGCAGCTAAAAAAGCGGCGAAAGCAGCAAAACGTAAACGCCCCACCCGCGCTCGCAGTACTCAAGGAGAAAGCTAA
- a CDS encoding RnfABCDGE type electron transport complex subunit B produces MIIISIILLILLGASLGALLGWASKALKVEGDPRVDELEALLPGGQCGQCGEPGCRQAAEAMVKGNLAPTSCPPGGNALAASIASLLGVEVSNDPDAVPVVAYIDESQCSGCTRCFKACPFDAIVGASKQMHTVISQVCTGCRLCEKACQQGCLSMQAQQVQLNTWQWPKPQTA; encoded by the coding sequence ATGATTATTATTTCCATCATCTTACTTATCTTGCTCGGTGCAAGCCTAGGAGCGTTACTGGGTTGGGCATCTAAGGCTTTAAAAGTGGAAGGCGATCCAAGAGTTGATGAACTAGAAGCCTTGTTACCCGGCGGACAATGTGGCCAATGTGGCGAACCCGGTTGTCGCCAAGCTGCCGAAGCCATGGTTAAAGGTAACTTAGCGCCAACTAGTTGCCCTCCAGGCGGTAACGCCTTAGCGGCAAGCATAGCCAGTTTATTGGGCGTAGAAGTTAGCAATGACCCCGATGCTGTTCCGGTAGTTGCTTATATAGATGAAAGCCAATGTAGTGGCTGTACTCGATGCTTTAAAGCGTGCCCCTTTGACGCCATTGTTGGTGCCAGCAAACAAATGCATACGGTAATTAGCCAAGTATGTACCGGCTGTCGTTTATGCGAGAAGGCTTGCCAGCAAGGATGTTTAAGCATGCAAGCCCAACAAGTTCAGCTTAATACTTGGCAATGGCCAAAACCGCAAACGGCCTAA
- the rsxA gene encoding electron transport complex subunit RsxA, with amino-acid sequence MADYLLIFISTAVVNNVVLGKFLGLCPFMGVSSKIDSALGMGLATTFVLCLAAIAAWVIEALLLAPLGIQVMRILVLILVIAAVVQLTELIIQKNSPELYQALGIFLPLITTNCAVLGVALLVVQNNMNFIETLCYAFGSAAGFSLVIVLFAGLRQRLKLAKVPVAFEGLPIAFITAGLLSMAFLGFSGLVSQ; translated from the coding sequence ATGGCTGACTACCTGCTTATATTCATTAGTACTGCGGTGGTAAACAACGTGGTCTTAGGCAAGTTCCTGGGATTGTGTCCGTTTATGGGGGTATCAAGCAAAATTGATAGTGCGCTGGGAATGGGGTTGGCGACCACCTTTGTGTTGTGTTTAGCCGCCATTGCCGCTTGGGTAATTGAAGCTTTGCTATTAGCTCCTTTAGGTATTCAAGTGATGCGGATCTTAGTGCTTATTTTGGTAATAGCCGCAGTAGTTCAACTTACCGAGCTTATCATTCAAAAGAATAGCCCAGAGCTCTACCAAGCCTTAGGGATCTTCTTACCGCTAATTACCACCAACTGCGCAGTGCTAGGCGTTGCTTTGCTGGTTGTACAAAACAACATGAACTTCATCGAAACCCTTTGTTATGCCTTTGGCTCTGCAGCTGGGTTTAGTTTGGTGATTGTGTTGTTTGCCGGTTTACGCCAGCGACTAAAACTTGCCAAAGTGCCTGTTGCTTTTGAGGGGCTTCCCATCGCATTTATTACAGCTGGCTTGCTGTCTATGGCCTTTTTAGGCTTTAGCGGCTTAGTGAGCCAATAG
- the nifL gene encoding nitrogen fixation negative regulator NifL, which produces MMNELKSTLEQAFEELAPLSERQILSQCFSVLEQMPMAMSVSDLDANFMFVNKRFAEITGYSQKDLIGKNHSLLSYKTTPKEVYQALWACISSGGNWNGRLVNRKKSGLRYLAELSITGLKNKQGAITHYVSVHQDISERHQQHTKAANQKLMVEAVLNTAPVAIALLDQSQQVVLDNLSYKTLRSDFNDEPVSIALEQLKGNDSSDGAFNEGQTFNVEVGKGKRKRWFSCCLSSVNINGTEVDDYFVPKLSRYLVITLSEVSKERRRQAQQQLSELRRSTEESEALHSMQEALHAAIHQIQGPINMIDSALQMFCGGANNCARTAAMQAGLEAGHAAIAQLESALPRKPHEPTQSLNINQLVHEVTELSSDRLLNRSITMQLSLNGTLPSLTGQPSRLRVALKQLIDNAIEAIDYGKKTRREIVCSTQLVDEEIEITVEDSGPGIKKELQLKVFEPFYSTKPSNNSGCRGVGLSIVQQVVSEHSGTVQYLSTSLGGCKARIVLPLRRRKRGE; this is translated from the coding sequence ATGATGAATGAACTTAAATCTACCTTAGAGCAAGCTTTCGAAGAACTTGCTCCTTTAAGCGAAAGACAAATCCTATCGCAATGCTTTAGTGTGTTAGAGCAAATGCCAATGGCTATGTCGGTAAGTGACTTAGACGCAAACTTTATGTTTGTGAATAAACGTTTTGCCGAAATCACCGGTTATAGTCAAAAAGATTTGATTGGCAAAAACCATTCCTTACTAAGTTATAAAACCACCCCTAAAGAAGTTTACCAAGCGCTATGGGCTTGCATTAGTAGTGGAGGAAACTGGAATGGACGATTAGTTAATAGAAAAAAATCAGGCCTGCGTTACCTCGCGGAATTATCGATAACCGGCTTGAAAAATAAACAGGGTGCTATCACTCATTACGTTAGTGTCCATCAAGATATCAGCGAACGACATCAGCAGCACACCAAAGCGGCCAACCAAAAGTTGATGGTAGAGGCAGTACTAAATACCGCGCCGGTTGCGATTGCCTTATTAGACCAATCGCAACAAGTGGTACTAGATAACCTATCTTACAAAACTTTGCGAAGCGATTTTAACGATGAGCCCGTGAGCATTGCCTTAGAGCAACTAAAAGGAAATGATTCAAGCGATGGTGCTTTTAACGAAGGGCAAACCTTTAATGTGGAAGTAGGCAAGGGCAAACGTAAACGTTGGTTCAGTTGTTGCCTCTCTTCGGTGAATATTAATGGTACTGAGGTTGATGACTATTTTGTCCCAAAACTTAGTCGCTATTTGGTCATCACTCTCAGTGAGGTAAGTAAAGAACGGCGCAGACAAGCGCAGCAGCAGTTGTCGGAGTTGCGCCGCTCTACCGAAGAATCTGAAGCCTTGCACAGTATGCAAGAAGCTCTGCATGCGGCGATTCATCAGATTCAAGGGCCAATCAATATGATTGACTCTGCCTTGCAAATGTTTTGTGGGGGGGCTAACAACTGCGCTAGAACAGCAGCCATGCAGGCAGGCTTAGAAGCAGGGCACGCAGCCATTGCTCAATTAGAAAGCGCCTTACCGCGCAAACCACACGAGCCAACTCAGTCGCTTAATATTAATCAGCTGGTTCATGAAGTAACCGAGTTATCTAGCGACCGACTGCTAAATCGCAGCATCACTATGCAGCTTAGTTTAAATGGCACACTACCTTCGTTAACTGGGCAACCTTCTCGACTGCGCGTGGCCTTAAAACAGCTTATCGATAACGCCATTGAGGCAATTGATTATGGGAAGAAAACCCGCAGAGAAATTGTTTGCAGTACTCAATTGGTGGATGAAGAAATCGAAATCACCGTGGAAGACAGCGGCCCTGGCATTAAAAAAGAACTGCAACTGAAAGTATTTGAACCCTTTTACAGCACCAAACCCAGTAACAATAGCGGCTGTCGTGGCGTTGGTTTAAGCATTGTTCAGCAAGTGGTTAGCGAACATAGCGGTACCGTTCAGTACCTATCTACATCTTTAGGCGGCTGTAAAGCACGCATCGTACTTCCTCTTCGTAGACGTAAACGAGGTGAATAA
- the nifA gene encoding nif-specific transcriptional activator NifA, which translates to MEYSTKRESHIAEKHLAALYDVSSVLTNSLDYKQSVNKVLQVLHDKAMLQHAMLALIAENEQMLSVDTVHTPNHENGSVAKNIRYRPGEGIVGTVLTQKQPIVLSKVSNDLRFADKLDLYALDLPFIAVPIKKSNEVLGVLAAQPQIDAPEKLALFTRFLEMTANLIAKSVLLAKDVAVQTDQLEAERDRLRRKVRSNYSMDNIVGHSRVMRRVFEQIRLVSKWDSTVLIRGESGTGKELIANAIHYNSPRATGPFIKLNCAALPDNLLESELFGHEKGAFTGAVKQRKGRFEMADGGTLFLDEIGEISSAFQAKLLRVLQEGEFERVGSTQTINVDVRILAATNRNLEEEVKQDRFREDLYYRLNVMPMFPPPLRDRIEDLPDLAEFLIDKLAKQQRRELQLTDGAIRMMMAYDWPGNVRQLENLLERASVMSESGVIDQDLIVIDGLDGPKISPRPSMEKVTLDSPEMDERERVIAALEQAGWVQAKAARLLNMTPRQIAYRIQVMNINVRQL; encoded by the coding sequence ATGGAATATTCAACGAAACGCGAATCTCATATTGCAGAAAAACATTTAGCTGCCTTGTACGACGTTAGCAGCGTATTAACCAACAGCTTAGATTACAAACAAAGCGTGAACAAAGTGCTGCAGGTCTTGCACGATAAGGCCATGTTGCAACACGCTATGTTAGCGCTCATTGCAGAAAACGAACAAATGCTTAGCGTAGATACGGTGCACACGCCAAATCATGAAAATGGCAGTGTGGCTAAAAACATTCGTTATCGTCCGGGTGAGGGCATTGTAGGCACGGTGCTTACTCAAAAGCAGCCGATAGTATTAAGCAAGGTGTCTAATGATTTACGCTTTGCAGACAAGCTAGATCTTTATGCTTTAGATTTACCGTTTATTGCGGTGCCGATTAAAAAGTCTAACGAAGTATTAGGTGTGCTTGCTGCTCAACCGCAAATTGATGCGCCCGAAAAGCTAGCCTTGTTTACTCGTTTTCTTGAGATGACCGCTAACTTAATCGCTAAAAGCGTATTACTGGCCAAAGACGTTGCGGTGCAAACCGACCAACTAGAGGCTGAGCGCGATAGATTGCGCCGCAAGGTAAGAAGCAATTACAGCATGGACAACATTGTTGGCCACTCGCGGGTAATGCGCAGAGTATTTGAGCAGATCCGTTTGGTGTCTAAATGGGATAGCACGGTGCTGATTCGCGGCGAGTCAGGCACAGGTAAAGAGTTAATTGCTAATGCAATTCACTACAATTCGCCACGGGCTACTGGACCATTTATCAAACTAAACTGTGCTGCTTTACCGGATAACTTGCTTGAATCCGAGCTATTTGGTCATGAAAAAGGCGCCTTTACCGGCGCGGTTAAGCAACGCAAAGGCCGCTTTGAAATGGCCGACGGCGGCACCTTGTTTTTAGACGAAATTGGCGAAATTTCTTCTGCGTTTCAAGCAAAGCTATTGCGAGTATTACAGGAAGGAGAATTTGAAAGGGTAGGCAGCACTCAAACCATTAATGTTGATGTGCGGATACTTGCCGCGACTAACCGTAATCTTGAAGAAGAGGTAAAACAAGATCGCTTTCGAGAAGATTTGTATTACCGACTGAACGTAATGCCGATGTTCCCGCCACCGTTGCGCGATAGAATCGAAGACTTACCGGATTTGGCAGAGTTTTTAATTGATAAACTCGCTAAGCAACAAAGACGTGAGTTACAACTTACCGACGGTGCAATTCGTATGATGATGGCTTACGATTGGCCGGGTAATGTTCGCCAGTTAGAAAACTTGCTAGAGCGTGCATCGGTGATGAGTGAGAGCGGGGTGATTGACCAAGACTTGATCGTTATTGATGGCTTAGACGGGCCAAAAATAAGTCCGCGACCCAGTATGGAAAAAGTCACTCTGGATAGCCCTGAAATGGATGAAAGAGAACGGGTTATTGCTGCTTTAGAGCAGGCCGGATGGGTGCAAGCAAAAGCGGCGCGTTTACTTAATATGACGCCACGACAAATTGCTTATCGTATTCAAGTTATGAACATTAATGTAAGGCAACTTTAA
- the nifB gene encoding nitrogenase cofactor biosynthesis protein NifB, protein MTIRTLKPSDGDNPLSLKASEQAALVAKHPCFSKEGHQYARIHLPVAPACNIQCNYCNRKFDCSNETRPGVVSKLLSPAAAATRFVKVKQHVPETQVVGIAGPGDPLANPKATLASLKAIAKVDDEVHLCVSTNGLALVDQLDSLLAAGVKHLTITINCIDADIGQRIYPWVYFNQRRLHGREAAQTLIDRQLLGLEAAIKAGMLVKVNTVLIPGINDFHVESLAKELGRYGAFIHNIMPLISDPSHGTYFGLMGQREPSKEELNLAREQAGQSMQQMTHCQQCRADAVGKLGQDVDIGELESSSTLPVPKTIEVAVASKSLSLIDQHFGHATQFLHYQVSGDEIKQLDNFIWQQYCEGGQQCDESAAKDLSQLQHFDKILCSRIGFAPQQELSEFKVQVSTDYALRDVDLALKELQQDLRSQAETSNSPCSMGECS, encoded by the coding sequence ATGACAATACGAACACTTAAGCCATCCGATGGAGATAATCCATTAAGCTTAAAAGCCAGCGAGCAAGCCGCCTTGGTAGCGAAGCATCCTTGCTTTTCTAAAGAAGGCCACCAATATGCACGGATCCACTTACCGGTAGCGCCAGCGTGTAATATTCAGTGTAACTACTGTAATAGAAAGTTTGATTGCAGCAACGAAACCCGACCTGGAGTGGTGTCTAAATTACTGTCTCCCGCTGCAGCAGCTACCCGGTTTGTAAAAGTTAAACAGCATGTGCCTGAAACCCAGGTGGTGGGAATAGCAGGTCCGGGTGACCCACTGGCAAATCCAAAGGCAACCTTAGCCAGTTTAAAAGCGATAGCCAAGGTAGACGATGAAGTTCACCTATGTGTATCGACCAACGGTTTAGCCTTAGTCGATCAGCTTGATTCCTTACTTGCTGCTGGCGTTAAACACTTAACCATTACCATTAACTGTATTGATGCAGATATTGGTCAGCGAATTTATCCTTGGGTGTATTTCAATCAACGCCGCTTGCACGGACGCGAGGCTGCTCAAACCTTAATTGATCGTCAGCTACTAGGTTTAGAGGCTGCAATTAAGGCAGGAATGTTAGTTAAAGTGAACACCGTACTGATCCCTGGGATCAACGACTTCCACGTAGAGTCTTTGGCTAAAGAGCTCGGTCGCTATGGTGCCTTTATTCACAACATTATGCCTTTAATCTCTGATCCATCGCATGGTACTTACTTTGGATTAATGGGGCAGCGAGAGCCCAGCAAAGAGGAGTTAAACCTTGCAAGAGAGCAAGCAGGACAAAGCATGCAGCAAATGACGCATTGCCAGCAATGCCGTGCCGATGCAGTGGGTAAACTTGGCCAAGATGTAGATATTGGCGAGCTAGAAAGCAGTAGCACCTTACCAGTACCTAAGACCATAGAAGTCGCAGTTGCTAGCAAGAGCTTAAGTTTAATTGACCAGCATTTTGGCCATGCTACTCAGTTCTTGCACTATCAAGTTAGTGGCGACGAAATCAAACAACTTGATAACTTTATATGGCAACAATATTGCGAAGGCGGTCAGCAGTGTGACGAATCTGCAGCTAAAGACTTAAGCCAACTACAACACTTCGACAAAATTCTGTGTAGCCGAATTGGTTTTGCGCCTCAACAAGAACTCTCGGAGTTTAAAGTGCAAGTGAGTACCGATTATGCACTGCGCGATGTGGACTTAGCACTTAAAGAGCTTCAGCAAGATTTACGTTCACAAGCAGAAACTAGCAATTCACCTTGCAGCATGGGGGAGTGTAGCTAA
- a CDS encoding 4Fe-4S dicluster domain-containing protein yields the protein MALTITKACIACYACKEVCPSKAIISDDKQFSVIAHRCDECANNLNGAQCAQICPVETAIVDAKGRALNPPGSLTGLPQDANVIELS from the coding sequence ATGGCTTTAACTATCACTAAAGCATGTATCGCCTGTTATGCCTGTAAGGAAGTATGTCCAAGTAAGGCAATTATCAGTGATGATAAACAGTTTTCGGTTATCGCTCACCGTTGTGATGAATGTGCAAATAACCTTAACGGTGCCCAGTGCGCTCAAATCTGCCCAGTAGAAACCGCCATTGTTGATGCAAAAGGGCGTGCATTAAATCCGCCAGGCTCCTTAACGGGTTTGCCTCAAGACGCCAATGTTATCGAGCTAAGTTAG
- a CDS encoding nitrogen fixation protein NifQ — protein MESQIVQETQQPMSEAWLQALSRVCPPMSLHNRNWFEQIIHSQLNGQAELPYGLGLDNASYMDLKRAIASDDISKQELLWKQPFKASLRKRAQVLEEVFDLRMQERNELSSLLFAHCNDKVPFAFQMAIVVATACLSQSHLWHNLGLRNRSELGDLLKYNFPLLHQQNTNNMRWKRFFYRQLCQQGGDYVCRAPSCQECSSYSECFV, from the coding sequence ATGGAATCACAAATAGTTCAAGAAACTCAACAACCAATGAGTGAAGCGTGGCTTCAAGCCTTATCTCGTGTTTGCCCGCCAATGTCTTTACATAATCGCAATTGGTTTGAACAGATTATTCATAGCCAACTTAACGGGCAAGCGGAATTGCCCTATGGCCTGGGTTTAGATAACGCCAGTTATATGGACTTAAAGCGAGCCATTGCCAGCGACGATATAAGTAAACAAGAGTTGCTTTGGAAACAACCTTTTAAAGCTAGCCTTCGTAAACGCGCTCAAGTACTTGAAGAGGTTTTTGACTTGCGCATGCAGGAACGCAATGAGCTTAGTTCGCTGCTGTTTGCGCATTGTAACGACAAAGTGCCCTTTGCCTTTCAAATGGCCATTGTGGTGGCTACGGCGTGTTTATCTCAATCGCATCTTTGGCACAACCTCGGTTTACGTAACCGCAGTGAATTAGGTGACTTGCTTAAGTACAACTTTCCTTTATTGCATCAGCAAAATACCAACAACATGCGTTGGAAACGTTTCTTCTACCGCCAACTTTGTCAGCAAGGTGGAGATTACGTTTGCAGAGCGCCTAGTTGCCAAGAGTGCTCGAGTTACAGTGAGTGCTTTGTATAA
- the modA gene encoding molybdate ABC transporter substrate-binding protein: protein MMNCKKLSKCTTALYLAFVGAFANATEVQVAVAANFYKPMLAIAQMYEADSQHKVSISVGSTGKLYAQIANGAPFDLFYAADQLRPSKLVELGLAEPNSQQTYALGRLVLWSKQSNLVDKNGAVLNSENFNYLAICNPKTAPYGAAALSTLTNMTLLDSLQSKLVEGQSVGQTFQQVSSGSAELGFVALSQVLNDGKLESGSMWLVPDSFYKPIKQDLVLLNRAANNPAATSLIAFMNTPKVNALIKQFGYGLPAQSAFNRT, encoded by the coding sequence ATGATGAATTGTAAAAAGCTAAGCAAATGCACAACGGCACTTTATTTAGCCTTTGTTGGAGCGTTTGCTAATGCTACAGAGGTACAAGTCGCCGTTGCCGCTAACTTCTACAAACCGATGTTGGCCATTGCTCAGATGTATGAAGCTGATTCTCAACACAAAGTGTCTATATCTGTTGGCTCCACCGGAAAACTTTACGCTCAAATAGCCAATGGTGCGCCTTTTGATCTGTTTTATGCTGCTGATCAACTACGCCCAAGCAAACTTGTAGAATTGGGTTTAGCCGAGCCTAACAGCCAACAAACCTATGCCTTGGGCCGTTTAGTATTATGGTCGAAACAAAGTAACTTGGTTGATAAAAATGGCGCTGTATTAAATTCCGAAAACTTTAACTACTTAGCGATTTGTAATCCTAAAACTGCACCCTACGGCGCTGCAGCGTTAAGCACTTTAACTAATATGACTTTGCTTGATTCCTTACAGAGCAAATTAGTAGAAGGTCAATCAGTGGGGCAAACATTTCAGCAAGTTAGCAGTGGTTCCGCCGAACTAGGGTTTGTAGCTCTGTCTCAAGTACTTAACGATGGCAAGTTAGAAAGTGGCTCGATGTGGCTAGTGCCAGACTCTTTTTATAAGCCAATTAAGCAAGACCTTGTGCTATTAAACCGAGCTGCTAACAACCCAGCAGCAACATCGCTGATAGCGTTTATGAATACGCCGAAGGTTAACGCGCTTATTAAACAGTTTGGCTATGGCTTGCCTGCACAAAGTGCTTTCAATAGGACTTAA
- the modB gene encoding molybdate ABC transporter permease subunit: MPEITVVFLTLKLALVVTAILLLIATPLAWWLSQSTSVLKPYVSAICTLPLVLPPTVLGFYLLLILGPNGPLGELANYLGIKSLPFSFSGIVIACVVHTLPFVVQPIQNAFEAIGRKPLEVASTLRANSVQTFWRVVFPLARPGFFTAAVMGFCHTIGEFGVVLMIGGNIAGKTRVMSIEIYNHVEAMEYREAHWLAGCLVLFSFVSLLLIHAVNERYKGRVLACV; the protein is encoded by the coding sequence ATGCCCGAGATAACGGTAGTGTTTTTAACCCTAAAACTGGCATTGGTGGTTACTGCTATTTTGTTGCTAATTGCTACGCCTTTGGCCTGGTGGCTGTCGCAATCTACATCTGTATTAAAGCCTTATGTAAGCGCTATATGCACCTTGCCCTTAGTATTGCCTCCGACGGTGTTAGGCTTCTATCTGTTGTTAATATTGGGGCCAAATGGCCCTTTGGGCGAGTTAGCAAACTACCTTGGCATAAAAAGTTTACCGTTTTCTTTTAGCGGTATTGTGATTGCCTGTGTAGTCCATACTTTGCCCTTTGTGGTTCAGCCAATACAAAACGCCTTTGAAGCCATTGGCCGTAAACCCTTAGAAGTAGCCAGCACCTTACGCGCTAACTCAGTGCAAACTTTTTGGCGAGTGGTATTCCCGCTAGCACGCCCCGGTTTTTTTACTGCAGCTGTGATGGGGTTTTGTCACACCATCGGAGAGTTTGGAGTGGTGCTAATGATAGGAGGCAACATAGCAGGAAAAACTCGGGTTATGTCTATAGAAATATACAATCACGTAGAAGCAATGGAGTACCGAGAAGCACATTGGTTAGCGGGTTGCTTGGTATTGTTTTCGTTTGTGTCTTTGTTGCTTATTCATGCCGTGAACGAGCGATACAAGGGAAGGGTATTAGCATGTGTTTAA
- the modC gene encoding molybdenum ABC transporter ATP-binding protein, protein MCLKLKIKALRGDFYLDVDLELASTGVSALFGASGSGKSSCLRAIAGLDSLPNTLISFNQEVWQDTQEGLWLAPHKRDIGYVFQDASLFPHLSVKQNLLFSGQLNKQEQSESLTEVCMLLDIQHLINRMPGTLSGGERQRVAIARALLSKPKLLLMDEPLSALDDKLKQEIIPYLEQLHQHLSIPIVYVSHDINEVKRLADTMIVLEKGQVVSQTSLSQNQNIAPITAKPYLKAV, encoded by the coding sequence ATGTGTTTAAAGCTTAAGATAAAAGCCCTACGTGGCGATTTTTACTTAGATGTTGATCTTGAATTAGCCAGTACCGGAGTAAGCGCTTTGTTTGGTGCATCTGGCTCTGGGAAAAGCTCTTGTTTGCGCGCTATTGCAGGCCTTGATAGTTTGCCAAATACCCTTATAAGTTTTAACCAAGAAGTTTGGCAGGATACTCAAGAAGGGCTCTGGCTAGCGCCACATAAACGTGACATTGGTTACGTATTTCAAGATGCCAGCTTATTTCCCCACTTAAGTGTTAAACAAAATCTGTTGTTTTCTGGTCAGCTCAACAAGCAAGAGCAATCTGAGTCCTTAACAGAAGTGTGCATGCTGTTAGATATACAGCATTTAATTAATCGTATGCCTGGCACTTTATCGGGTGGCGAGCGCCAGCGTGTTGCCATCGCCAGAGCTTTGCTTAGTAAACCTAAGCTCTTGTTAATGGATGAACCTTTATCAGCCTTAGATGACAAACTAAAACAAGAAATCATCCCTTACCTTGAGCAACTACATCAACACTTATCAATACCCATTGTCTACGTAAGCCATGACATTAACGAAGTAAAACGCCTAGCTGACACCATGATTGTTTTAGAAAAAGGCCAAGTAGTGAGCCAAACAAGCCTAAGCCAAAACCAAAACATAGCGCCTATTACCGCTAAGCCTTATCTAAAAGCAGTGTAA